GGAAAGACACAATGCATAGGTCTCTGCAAACTTTTGGTGTTGGAAGCAAGGAATTTCAATTCCGTACGTTTGTAAGCTGTAATTTAAAACTCTGCAATGGCATGCTAAGATGTCccgaaacaaaattaaaaaaaacttttttttatatattttgagCAATTGAATTTTATAGCATTAAGCTATATACCTAGaagtattttatacaatttatagtTGGAGAAAACAGTATATGTCCTTGCAAGGTACATTTTGTTACAAAATAGTTACTTATTCAGTGGAATTGACATTATTTGAATGGTATTCTAGTTCTAAAACCTTTCACGGCAAAAATAAAGGTAATTATACACAAAGGAAACGAGGCTCAACCATGTCGTATGTTAGTTGATATAGTTTTACATGATGTTGCGATGCAAGTTACAGAACAGCAATATATTACTTTCTGTCATCTTTATGATTCGCTGGAACGTGCAATTATCAATAAGTAAGCAATCTAAACTCTACGTTTCTTCGAAGAGAacgtatttgtatttattttaataacgtTGTAGACCTTACATCAAGTATCGTCCTAATGAAACTGTGTTGATGAATTCATTGGCTTGGTGGAAGTATGCCTACAATTCGATTCTAGAGTACAATGTGAGACCCTATACTTGGCCGAGAATTGTTGAACACAGGAAAAACTACAGGAAGTATAAAGAAACCTGTCTCCAGAGTTTACTTCGACCAAATGATACAGAACTAAAGTTAGATTTACAGAAGTACGAAGATTGTTTGACGATATTGAATATAGTAATCGCCAGAGAACACGCCAGAcaagaattgcaaaataaaactaTGGAAGAGAAGTCTCAGGATTTGAGTAACGTTCATTCGGTACAAAAGAATTCGTCTTCATCCACAGAAGAGCAAGCTCCGAATGCCGAGAACATCGAAATGCATGAAACCAAAATGTTATCTCAGAATAATGTCAATAACGGATTAGAAAAAAAGTTGAAGTTAGAAAAGCCACCGCAACCTAATGGTACAATTAGGAACATTTATACAAAGTAATACAGTATATATACTACGAATAATacgtataatttttttattgcagattataaatttaatttcacTTTGGCAAATGCTTGTTTGAGTTTTCTCAACAACAGCGACAGAGAAATTCTTGTTATAACTATGACGCAATTTCTGACGAGCATCGAGATACAACCGATCATGTCTGCTTTTAAGGTGTCTGCTCGGGCTGAGAGCTTTGTAGTGGAAGGTGTTTCTCCAGAAGGTGACCTGGTACCTCTAATCACTGTAGACAACATTCTTACAGGTATTTTAACATATTCTTTGTACAAGTACTTGATTTGTGATCTTTATGATTTTTCTGTTTAGACAACGTGTCGACCAACTTTCTGGCAATAGACTTCGAGAAGAATGGAGATAATGTGGACCCAACTTTCGAAGTTTCTTTAAAACTTGAACCTGTTGAAATTACATATTACCATGTAATTGCAATATGATTTTTACCATATGGATCATATAGgaacatatatttttattataatttcatttcagcaTGCCGCGATGGAGATTATACAGTTCTTTAAACTGAACGACACAAATATTCGTACCACGATTCTGTGGATGTACAAGCTTTACGAGTACATGAAAGGGAATCTTTTGGCTTTGACGGACAATATCATTTCTCAGACCCTACGGATCAGTTTCAAAATTGACATTAAAGGGCCGTACATCGTGTTTCCTGAACACGGATCGATACAGAAGTGCGTACGATACGAAACATTTCCTAAATGTAACATAATTGTGATTGAATCTGTACGTAACACGAAGGGATTTTAGAGGCGGACACATTCTCGTTCTGGATTTCGGTAACGTGAGTGTGTCCAACGAACTTCAAGCGACCAACTTGCAGCTCGAAGATGCCACGCTTATGGAACTAGAAGAATTGCTCTACGATAGGATACACTTAGTATTCTCTGGAGCACAAATCTTGTTCTGTCATTCAGGTATGTTTCACTTTCCCTTGTGAATTTCGGTCATAGTCTTTAATATCTTTGACATACGTTGCAGGAGACGACTGGAGAACAGCCAGGAAAAGAAAAGACTCCGAGTGTCACTTTGTACAGAAGGTACAAGCGAACACAACTATCTCGTACAGTATAAAACCAGAGTACCATCAATTACCCAGGTGTGTTTTCATAGTTCACATCAAATTGCAATGAAGCTtgttgaaatttttaatttcacagGACCAAGGTGAACGTTTCGATTTCAAGCATCAAATTCAATCTGTCTGAGAACAAGATACAGATGATCGTTCACTTTTTGAATTTATTGTTGTTGACCTAccagcaaaattttaaaaactgtGACTTCAATTGGAAACAATACAGTTCAAAGAAGAGTTCCGATGATACTGTTGTGACgttaaaaaagttgaaaaatgttcagcGCAGCGTATGCATGCTATCTATTGGAACATTACAGAACAAGTTTAATCATGTTACCAAAGAACTGTTGGCCAGTAACGTGCAGAAACAGAAACTCGATAGGTAACGAAGTAAGACTTAATACTAACTTTAaacgtgtatatatatatagatttattAATACTTCATTGACTTCTTCTTTCTTAAGATAATTGTAAGCAAATGGTTGATGAAAGTGTTTTATGTCGGCAGGAGTGTTGTATCTTCGGAGATTAGCGAAGAAGATTTGGAATTATTGTCTAAAACTATCAATTTAtctggattcgatgataacgtGTCCCCGTGTAATCATATCAACTTGTTACTAAGATTTGCCATTGGAGAGGTATTCGCACATGAAAATTTGCTGTATTTAATTATCATGGATAGttttctaataatatttctaaattcttaGCTATCGTTTCACTTGGTAAGCCTCAATCATGGAAGAGAAGAGCCTTATTTAAATTTGAGGCTGCATGGATTGTACCTTGAGACTGCCCTTATGGTGTATGGTCCAGCAATTCAGTTCGGAGTAGGATCTATACTTTTGGTGGATAAAACTAATGCGGGTGTAACAGGATCCTACTTGGAGTTAATATCAACCGAAGAGCCCCATGAAGTTCTTGTTGTATCGTACCGTAAGGTATATCAGAGAATACTTTCAATTATAAATCGCTTATTCATCCTTCTAAGAGCTTTTAATTCTTCAGGTGAAATCGAACTGTCCCGACTTTAAGTCGCATTTCAGAAGCATCGAAAGATCGCTCATCATAAACATTCTTAGTATTCACATAAATCTTCACAGACCGGCGCTAATGAAATTGCGAGAATATTGGTTCGGTTTAATCAAGTGAGTACTTGATACGCTTGCAATTTTAAAGGAGACTACTTTCATTAACAAGTATATCAATATTTTCAGTACACTCGAGAAGAACAATCTAATCAGTTTCGCAGAGAAAGTATTCCGCACTATAGCACAGTGGAAAATAAAGGATAATGATCCACCCATTCCTCCAGGTAGGGCATAGAGAGtaataactaaactgcggacctttatataaagttaaattttcattaaaattcctcAGGTGCCATCAAGTTGAATTATTCTGCGAGACTCAGCGCGCTCGTTCTTCGATTTTGCGACAAAGACATGGACCTGTTAGAGATACAAGTCCTTGGATTGGAGAACGACTGCATTTATAATGCCAATGAGAGGATGGTTTTACGCGCTCATTTGAGGCACTTATTCGTCGAAGACTTACACGACGATACCCTGTATTCAAAAGTATGATTTACTATACTCTATTCTGAAAAGCTTGCTTTTATGTATTAAagctaattttttttaaattttaagcTCTTGACCACCGATGAGGACAAAGTACTCGACTTGAAATATGTAAGACACATGCCAAGACTGTACACGTATTCCGACATCGACACCAAGAAGGATGACGTGATGTCGGATGGAACTTTCAAGCTCTCCATTGGAAGAATTAACTGTGTACTAGTTTCTAAAATATTGCACGATTTAAAGGTACAGATTCTCGTCCTGCATTCTTCTAAAAGTCCTGAAAGTGTAAAAAATTACAAATCCAATTCATTCCACAGCACTTTTTAGCGCCGTTCCTTTCAACGTACTGTatgcaatttaaaaattatttgacCGATAAAATCCGTGATGGTATCAAAGATTTTAAGAAGAGCGCTACGAAATTGCACATTTTTATCGATATTCAAGGCCCTATATTTCTCCTACCGCAAAGGAAAGATGTTCCTAGTCTTTTGGTATTAAATACAGGTTGTGCTGACCAAGTAGTAGCCAAGATTATTAATTGAATGCAATTATTAagatctttatttcttttaggTGTTTTATCGATGGAAAATTTTTTCAAGAAGGTCGATCAATCGACTGAGAATTCTAGAATCGATGGAAATCATTTGATAATCGATAATATCCTGGTGAAATTGAAGAATCTGACTGTATCCAGAGCGATCATGACGCTAAGTAGGGATTTGGAAATTCAGGTAAAATTTATTGTCGATTCATCTATCGCGAATGTGCTTCTTACAGAAAATTAGAGAAATTTTGATTCGCAGGAACCGATAGTAGAACCCATACACATTCATTTCGACATTAAAAGGAAAACTGAGTATCGCAGTGCGATGGAGTTCCAAACGTATGGGTTGTTTAATGTGCAAGGTACTATGGATTTCGTGCACATCAATCTGAGCCAAAGAGATTTAAAGTCTAGCATTCTGGTGTGGAAAGACAACATCTCGAAGACTATACTATTCGAGGATATGCATGAAAACGAAACACACTTGGACGTAGAAGAAGAATTGACGAAATCTAATCAGGACATGATGGTGAAGAAACTGGAAGACTTTCTCACCCACAACGAGAACACTGTGTGTGAAGTGAATGCGAAGCTAACTCTTGAAggattacaattaaatttgttctTGGACTCGGAAGAGGTATAACTTTTAGTTACGTTATATTCTTTACTATCAAACTAAGTTCTTAATATATTTGTAGGTATTAAGTTCACCTGTTCGTGACTTGAATCATGGTCTATGCAGACTAACTTTTGGAGAGCTAATCAACACTTATGCAGTCTACAACGACAAGAGTTTGAAGATGAAGATGTCTCTTCAAAGTTGCATTTTGCAAGACACCAGGAAGGATTCTCAAGCTATAAGAAAGTTTGTAAAAGCGTTCTACCCTCTGCCCTTGCGACGGAGAATAAATTGTATCAATGTCATCGTTCTTTTTTAACCGAAGGATAATCCAATCGCCTGCAAAATTAATCGGAGCGCATCCAGAGTCCTGTATTTCTGTGTCAATGTCACCTATCGTTGACATTGCGTACACTCGTACCCCTACCGGAGAAAGGTGTCTTGACGCGCTGATTCAGGAGGTCAGAATGAATTTGTCTGTGCCGTTTGTAATGCATTTGACACGATACATCATGGACTCGATACCGGCCGACCAGATCGAGGAAGGAATCATTAATCACGGATACGAGAGCAACAATCAGAAAACAGTAAGTAGAAGTTACATCGATTCTGTTCGATTGGATGCACAACTGTTTGGAGCTTTCAAAGTCTCCATTAAGCGACAATGAAATTATTGTTCAATGCGTGTTTCTTTTAAATCAAGAACAGGGACATTATCAGCATAGACAGAGATAAATTAAAATACGCACAATACTTTAAGGAAGAGCCAGGTACCTACGTTTGTAACGTCATGTTGCTTCGATTGTCGTTTTCTGTTTAACtatttcttctctctttctctgtacGTGTAACAACGTATTAATATGTCATACCGAATTGTAATACTGACTGCTATTTCAAATGTCTAGATGCTTCTGTATCTGTGAGAATACACAAGCCAGAGATCTTGCTTTTCGGAGACCTGAAATCTAGCAACTCGCATGTGATTCTACTGCAAGCAGAGGTGACAATCGAGAGCAGCAGGCACAGCTGTTCGTCGTCAATTGTTTGCACCTTCACCGATGTTCGGGCAAAATCTAAAAGGCAAGGAAACTATGCGAAACAGACTCCATACTGGTTACTATGCCCTTGCGACATCGAGATTTGCAGGAAGGAAGAAGCGCCAGAGTTCAATGCCGATTATACAGTCACTgttaacgccatcgacatccacTTGTCTGCAGAAATCATCCACACGTTCATTGACGTGAGCAACAACAAAGTTTCCATGTTCAAGAATCATCCAATCAAAAATAATACATGTGTATATCTTTTTCAGATACTGAACGAAGCAACGAGTTTCCTGGAAAGCATGCACATAAAAGCGGAAGAGAAGTCATTCAATCCGGATTTCAATGCACACTTTAACTTGTGGACACCGAAAAAAATATCAAATGTACCTTACAAGAAAACCATCAATGGTGAGAATCAAATGTTGATTAGATTCTATTCAGGCTAAAAACGTGTTCTTTGAATTGTACATTACAGATGATTTGAATCTGCTATGCGAATGCAGCGATAAAGTAGTGACATTGCACCTCAAGCCTCTGGTCATTTCTTTGTTGCTGGAGATTGAGTACTCGACGGAGAGATTGCCGGTTATCAAGATGGAGAACATAGTAACTGCCTCCATCAACGATTGGTTTAATAATTTCTCTTTTGAGTCCAGCATGAAGTTTCACGCATTCTGTTATAACGCTGATTACAAAAGCTGGGAGCCATTGATCGATTTGTGTTCTGATGACGATATTAATTACAGACCATGGGAATTAGTAATAAAGGTATTCGTCGTTcaattaaaaaaaatgattGTCTTTTACCGTCAGTCTTTACATTGGATTTTATTATGTTTCTCACAGATGCGTCACGGCGAAGCTTTCATGGTAAATTCTAATTGGACCGATCCGTACCAGCAAATAAAACAAGACGCGTTGAAGACTAAAAAGAGGGGATTAAAGAGCATTGATCAAGACTTTACGGATATGGTTTTCATATCTCCGGATCACTTGGCTGTGCCGAAGCCAAATGGTGACACACTTTAAACTCGATTTTCTTTCTGTCGAAACGAAGTACAGAATTTAAATGTGACTACAAATATTTCAGAGACTGAATTGTATGCACCGTATGAAGAAGATTCTGATACAGATGATGACGAGAGTCAGAAGAAGTTGACGAGGACgtccaattatttatttaatagtaatagcAGCGGCGACGAGGATAGTGATAGCGATAACTCCAGCACAAACGAGGATGAAGGACTGGAATTGACACCGGAATGCAACGTGGATTCCTGTGAGGAAATAGCATTCGATAgaattaatacaattatttatataattatgttcAATTACAGTTGGTCCGATCGGTCGCGAATCGATAAAGTCCAACGACATGGCTGTCTACATCACCATCTCCGCGGAAGAGAAATTGAATTTCATAGTCACCCCGAACTTGATTGCTGTCATCGACGTTATCATGAATGCGTTCCACCAAGCCAATAGTGGAATACCAATAGTACCTACCAGTATCAAAAAACTCAATCTGCAGAACGCCATCGGTTACGAAAGTCGAATAGAATTGCTTGCTTCGGAAAATGTCAGGGTACACACTAGAGATACATTGAACATCTTTTTGAATTTAATTCGAACTCTGTTTCCTCTTGTTGCAGGAAGATAACAAAACCGTTACGCGCGTTCTAGCGAGCCAAGGCTACCATAATGTAGATTCACCAGTGAGTATTCCAAGTAGCCCGGAACCAGAGATTCAGTCTACCCATGGCAGTCCGCAATGGGCAGAGAATGACATGGAGTTCGCAGATCCTAATCCGAATTTGCAAAATCACACGATGCCGATTAAGGAAATATTTCAAGACGATTCTTCCATTAGAATATACAAGACAATCACAGGAGAAGTATTGCGTGTTATTGTTCAAGGTATCAATTGTTCTTCATAGGACCGCACCTGCAGGAAAGCGCCGTGACTTTCACAGATTCTTTGTTGCATTCAGGATTCGAAAACGTACTTGTCTACTGTCCTATGCGACAAGGTTGCAATTTGGTTCCATTGCGACCGATCAGGCACGAAGTCCGTTATCATTTGGTCATTGACGCTACCATAGATAATTATTTGCATCGTACAATTACCGTACGATCACCGTTACAGGTAAATGATCAAACTACTGTTATCCATAGTGGTAGTGTCTCACGCACGTTTCATATTCTAATTGCAGATCAGAAATGAAACTTCTTATGCATTGGgtctttattataaaaaatcATTGTTGGACAAACTGGGACTGACTTCTATAGGCGTGCCAACAAACCCATTCGACGACAATATTAGAATGACAATCATTGAGCCAGATTCTACTTACAATATTCCTTTGTATATAGCTTATCATTttcctatatatatactacCCGCTTATTTAGAGTAAGTGGAAGTCCAAAtgcatataataaataacaaatgcCAAGGGTGTGTGGAATAATAGATATCTGTCGCAGGAAATACCATGTCAGCGAGGAAGGAATCTACTGGAAAGAACTGAGCGCGTCGATGAACATAGCCAGAGACATTTATTGTAACATGAAGGAGGATGAGAATCATTCTGTGTTTTGTGTCAAGGTCTCTTGTAACGAAGTTCCATTAACCACAAGACCAAGCTGCCAAGTACCGAGTTACTTGATAAGCATCCACTCTCCACTTATTTTCAACAATCAGTTACCATTCGTTGTAGACGTGAATATACCCTCTATCAACTATGAAGTGAAAATTGAACCCGGGGAGAAAATCAATATGCACTCCTTAAACTGCAACAATGACATACAATTTATATTCAAGGTGCGTGGCATTAATGCATCAAGCTGGCATCGTTGTTTTACCTATTGGCAatgattttttgaaaaattggAGACAAATATAGTTCACGGTTTTACAATAGATTATTAGATAACGTCGATTTGCAGATTCAGAATTATTTGGGCGGATATTGGACCGGCTCAGCAAAATTGAATACTAACTTGGAAAGAAAATTCATTCTAATGACAGCGGACAGTGAATCAGACTTGACCAAACCTTTCCTGTTGAATATAGAATTGTGTAAGATCACAAGTTGGCACATTGTTATTCAATCTCAATAttggataataaataaatctggaTTGCCTCTGTATATTCAGGTAAacactctttttttcttttttttaagtaAAATTACAATGCATCAACTTGACGGCTTAACGAAACGGTTTCAGGAGTGTCATTCCCACATAATCAACGAAGTTCCTGAAGAAGAGTTGATTATATTCTCccagaagaataacaagaagggTACGGTCAGGCTGAAAGCTCATCAGTCCGAGTGGTCCCTACCATTTGGTCTTGAAGGAATTACTTCGATGTCCTTGATCGTGTGCAAGGATACAGAACGCGGAAGGAAGTACAGAATCCTGACGGAAATCGAGAGCTCGCGTTTGTCGAACTTCACGAAAATCATAACGTTCTTACCCTATTTCTACATCAGTAACAAAACGAAAAGAACTCTGAGATTTATGGAGGAGAATGATCAAGCAGACTTATGGAACGACCTCCTGCCTGGACAGAGTATGCCATTTTGGCCAATGACTGATTCGATGAGGATGAGGATAAAGTGGAGAAACAGTCAATTAGTGTCTCAACACTTCGGTATTACTCATATAGGGAAGACTGTTTTGAGAATGGACAACGGAGTAAGTACTGAAAATACTTGTAATGATTGTGAGACTGTATAATGAGAaaatatcgcgtggatttatagTCAGCTATCACCGTCGAGATCAATGGCGGAGTGAATTCTCCTTACAACATCACATTCCAAAAGTGCGTGTCTGGTGATATACCAGTGAGGATAGATAATTTCTGCGACGATCTGTTTCTGAAGATCAGCCAGCACAACTTGGGGCAAGTGGCATTGGTGAATCCGTTCCAAAGCCTTTTGTACACATGGGATGATCCTACGAAGCCCAGAGAACTCATATGGAATGTCTACAACAATAAGAAGACTGGATACGACGCCA
The window above is part of the Megalopta genalis isolate 19385.01 chromosome 2, iyMegGena1_principal, whole genome shotgun sequence genome. Proteins encoded here:
- the LOC117229691 gene encoding intermembrane lipid transfer protein VPS13A isoform X5, with the translated sequence MFEGAIAAFLNRLLGKYVEDLDTEQFNVGIFSGDTCLTDLKLKPEALYQLGLPIRVEVGLIGKIVLKIPWSGLFSQPIILSIEDVYIVAVPAAYGTYDAEVQKKLIRAEKKKILEDLREDEVHKAEFFDNIFTSVTKNFQITINNVHIRYEEKLNDSLCACGICIQSISVMTTNSKWKPGVCGNNVNTVYQLVRAESLSMYMDHDTESSLMSNRCDWDISTFLDWKDTMHRSLQTFGVGSKEFQFLLKPFTAKIKVIIHKGNEAQPCRMLVDIVLHDVAMQVTEQQYITFCHLYDSLERAIINKPYIKYRPNETVLMNSLAWWKYAYNSILEYNVRPYTWPRIVEHRKNYRKYKETCLQSLLRPNDTELKLDLQKYEDCLTILNIVIAREHARQELQNKTMEEKSQDLSNVHSVQKNSSSSTEEQAPNAENIEMHETKMLSQNNVNNGLEKKLKLEKPPQPNDYKFNFTLANACLSFLNNSDREILVITMTQFLTSIEIQPIMSAFKVSARAESFVVEGVSPEGDLVPLITVDNILTDNVSTNFLAIDFEKNGDNVDPTFEVSLKLEPVEITYYHHAAMEIIQFFKLNDTNIRTTILWMYKLYEYMKGNLLALTDNIISQTLRISFKIDIKGPYIVFPEHGSIQKDFRGGHILVLDFGNVSVSNELQATNLQLEDATLMELEELLYDRIHLVFSGAQILFCHSGDDWRTARKRKDSECHFVQKVQANTTISYSIKPEYHQLPRTKVNVSISSIKFNLSENKIQMIVHFLNLLLLTYQQNFKNCDFNWKQYSSKKSSDDTVVTLKKLKNVQRSVCMLSIGTLQNKFNHVTKELLASNVQKQKLDRSVVSSEISEEDLELLSKTINLSGFDDNVSPCNHINLLLRFAIGELSFHLVSLNHGREEPYLNLRLHGLYLETALMVYGPAIQFGVGSILLVDKTNAGVTGSYLELISTEEPHEVLVVSYRKVKSNCPDFKSHFRSIERSLIINILSIHINLHRPALMKLREYWFGLINTLEKNNLISFAEKVFRTIAQWKIKDNDPPIPPGAIKLNYSARLSALVLRFCDKDMDLLEIQVLGLENDCIYNANERMVLRAHLRHLFVEDLHDDTLYSKLLTTDEDKVLDLKYVRHMPRLYTYSDIDTKKDDVMSDGTFKLSIGRINCVLVSKILHDLKHFLAPFLSTYCMQFKNYLTDKIRDGIKDFKKSATKLHIFIDIQGPIFLLPQRKDVPSLLVLNTGVLSMENFFKKVDQSTENSRIDGNHLIIDNILVKLKNLTVSRAIMTLSRDLEIQEPIVEPIHIHFDIKRKTEYRSAMEFQTYGLFNVQGTMDFVHINLSQRDLKSSILVWKDNISKTILFEDMHENETHLDVEEELTKSNQDMMVKKLEDFLTHNENTVCEVNAKLTLEGLQLNLFLDSEEVLSSPVRDLNHGLCRLTFGELINTYAVYNDKSLKMKMSLQSCILQDTRKDSQAIRKIIQSPAKLIGAHPESCISVSMSPIVDIAYTRTPTGERCLDALIQEVRMNLSVPFVMHLTRYIMDSIPADQIEEGIINHGYESNNQKTNRDIISIDRDKLKYAQYFKEEPDASVSVRIHKPEILLFGDLKSSNSHVILLQAEVTIESSRHSCSSSIVCTFTDVRAKSKRQGNYAKQTPYWLLCPCDIEICRKEEAPEFNADYTVTVNAIDIHLSAEIIHTFIDILNEATSFLESMHIKAEEKSFNPDFNAHFNLWTPKKISNVPYKKTINDDLNLLCECSDKVVTLHLKPLVISLLLEIEYSTERLPVIKMENIVTASINDWFNNFSFESSMKFHAFCYNADYKSWEPLIDLCSDDDINYRPWELVIKMRHGEAFMVNSNWTDPYQQIKQDALKTKKRGLKSIDQDFTDMVFISPDHLAVPKPNETELYAPYEEDSDTDDDESQKKLTRTSNYLFNSNSSGDEDSDSDNSSTNEDEGLELTPECNVDSFGPIGRESIKSNDMAVYITISAEEKLNFIVTPNLIAVIDVIMNAFHQANSGIPIVPTSIKKLNLQNAIGYESRIELLASENEDNKTVTRVLASQGYHNVDSPVSIPSSPEPEIQSTHGSPQWAENDMEFADPNPNLQNHTMPIKEIFQDDSSIRIYKTITGEVLRVIVQGFENVLVYCPMRQGCNLVPLRPIRHEVRYHLVIDATIDNYLHRTITVRSPLQIRNETSYALGLYYKKSLLDKLGLTSIGVPTNPFDDNIRMTIIEPDSTYNIPLYIAYHFPIYILPAYLEKYHVSEEGIYWKELSASMNIARDIYCNMKEDENHSVFCVKVSCNEVPLTTRPSCQVPSYLISIHSPLIFNNQLPFVVDVNIPSINYEVKIEPGEKINMHSLNCNNDIQFIFKIQNYLGGYWTGSAKLNTNLERKFILMTADSESDLTKPFLLNIELCKITSWHIVIQSQYWIINKSGLPLYIQECHSHIINEVPEEELIIFSQKNNKKGTVRLKAHQSEWSLPFGLEGITSMSLIVCKDTERGRKYRILTEIESSRLSNFTKIITFLPYFYISNKTKRTLRFMEENDQADLWNDLLPGQSMPFWPMTDSMRMRIKWRNSQLVSQHFGITHIGKTVLRMDNGSAITVEINGGVNSPYNITFQKCVSGDIPVRIDNFCDDLFLKISQHNLGQVALVNPFQSLLYTWDDPTKPRELIWNVYNNKKTGYDAKFEKDGCGQEIVPLVIVDTCNSVSSSTYSYKQGNNKSTWLETKSASFSGSEKSNVCDEDLKSPTLKRSQTEQTTVVYWVSYMQSNQRVLLFTQQEAVFLKAKNIIDPEPSKKEIFVSFAGIGVSIVTKSNEILRELVYANVTDSAAHWELYFGRKWKSLSLELSAWIESKYVNSCKKAQLDNLIDVDLVKMHITKPFFGKLRRTYSPAIWLHIRKSMTLTYLQGHVHRIQIDNQIRNTTFPVVLYSNLQKSVFNHVGNPKLKHCIEFTGLKQKKLNYNVYKGICIIIREFDLNLQEGFLLSLIDLIPKKPVTKYSIAAKLRKDVSSVHILPSNRNNESSSVKKRNIIEQLYISPILVRLILLADTERPNIYNISDIADYKNIVRFIFEYSENGSSEKHAEFRLPCYQKNFITVNNAELLFDLSRSYAAQAMQQFQVLIRSTTVLGNQYGYNFKSPGDNFYEANTLILCGDEIAEKLSHEIACQLGYATVDSIQTTAFNFDFELHVAPVKTKEPCFQNQDVPPLNPLIRTSFSTEIELETSNLVTAFINSVHQEELKYFFRTLGKKTSIFFHTESSSLKAYSKVIADIIKRAQEIGHKFISRIRLPRYVNPYKGIEIFSVHKAKGMHILTLINKNPCMEADTYWAHAALSNDGKHIALVSLQRLYFIEKGCVWGSLNVKWTLETHQLLSPTTVVNNKLILHVNKNEDSLSPMGDWYLESEATDILEWLCQKINIAMILNMENGICSNQVV